One region of Pseudoalteromonas luteoviolacea genomic DNA includes:
- a CDS encoding efflux RND transporter permease subunit produces the protein MTDNHVPNWYQSPRLILGVIAILVMVGVIGWFTANEQEDPQFPYRNGFISLNANNMTISQLRDTAVLPLERALSGIDEVNTYQSRIKNGNATIDIELHEHIYNTDTVWERIKDTIAYKQQDMPNVSLQLIDRAQDTQGIVIAITTPNDLLEQRSIALSLRTELEQISSIRNVTLVGDPQEQLVIDYSQQAMQDFGVTPSQITDRFKNASGNAIRFESQGLATNSNPIGRIESLQDVAQSQITLKNVPPISMSTLADIYYRSNPIAPERFMVNGKQAVGLAITLPANTVRVTDVGDQIKQTVDKFNGRFSTPPAEIVIFQPKWAQKRKADLLSSLATGCFAVAVILILLMSVRTAAIVVISIPTITLIAVGMFTAAQGVIHQMTIAGLVISLGLMVDNSIVMAEKIVQLIDQGMSRVQASKQAVKALYKPLATATLTTIAAFLPMLLAKGSVADFIASIPVLVTLCIGISYFIALVFIPILANYTFKNNNQNKFENSKLQMLGSNITVFSLMNKKAVLAGVVCIMSLMVVLPKANGEFFPKTNRNQAYVDIQLPYGSSIVKTTKIANEVSNSIQALGFITQTLTFSGSSGPRFYYNLVQQPGESHIARVVFEVEAGIDLKEIVERLNIFLPPNFPEALIIARELGQGPPIESPIEIRLMSSNQNSNLNAAEKVFMILKEHESTQHVRRAYSYGVANVDLQIDQHSLALAGLNESDISDYLAWQGTGLPITELKYKVEPVTLVIQDTTSDQSLARLLSLQVIDNELQFLPISAFLSTGITGEIAVETRRNGRSELRILADVKEGFDEEYILENLRPKIEAIVKAHDVNMEFGGELEESEEANSALLMALPAGLILLFVALMIQFNSYKLTALVMISIPLGAVGAPIMLSLVNIPFGFMSLLGILALMGIVVNTAILLIDTAIEQIKIGKTKLQAIDFAISTRLRAILLTTITTIIGMLPLAFGQSPLWPPLAWAVIGGLISSTLIMLFVMPICMNWLIDPKRHLQRINVE, from the coding sequence ATGACAGATAACCACGTGCCTAATTGGTATCAAAGCCCTCGACTGATCCTAGGCGTCATTGCCATCTTAGTTATGGTAGGCGTGATAGGCTGGTTCACTGCCAACGAACAAGAAGATCCCCAATTTCCTTATCGAAATGGATTTATTTCTTTAAACGCTAACAATATGACCATCTCACAACTTAGAGATACAGCGGTATTACCTCTTGAACGAGCATTAAGTGGAATAGACGAAGTTAACACCTATCAGTCTCGAATAAAAAACGGTAATGCAACAATAGACATTGAACTGCACGAACACATATATAATACGGATACTGTGTGGGAGAGAATAAAAGATACAATTGCTTATAAACAACAAGATATGCCAAATGTTAGTCTGCAACTCATTGATAGGGCGCAAGATACACAAGGCATCGTTATCGCCATTACAACGCCAAATGACTTGTTAGAACAACGCTCCATTGCCTTATCACTAAGAACCGAGCTTGAACAAATTTCTAGTATACGAAATGTAACTCTAGTAGGAGATCCACAAGAACAGCTCGTGATTGATTACTCACAACAAGCTATGCAAGATTTTGGCGTAACGCCTAGCCAAATAACAGACCGATTTAAAAATGCCTCAGGTAATGCGATACGGTTTGAAAGCCAAGGACTCGCTACCAATTCAAATCCTATTGGTAGAATAGAGTCTTTGCAAGATGTTGCTCAGAGTCAAATAACCTTAAAAAACGTTCCACCAATTTCGATGTCGACTCTGGCAGACATTTATTATAGGTCAAATCCAATTGCACCTGAACGATTTATGGTTAATGGAAAACAAGCTGTTGGACTTGCTATCACATTGCCTGCTAACACAGTGCGTGTTACAGACGTTGGGGATCAAATAAAGCAAACTGTAGACAAGTTTAACGGCAGGTTTTCAACGCCACCAGCTGAGATAGTTATTTTTCAACCTAAATGGGCGCAAAAGAGAAAAGCCGATTTACTGTCATCATTAGCAACTGGGTGTTTCGCTGTTGCCGTAATATTAATTTTACTTATGTCAGTTAGAACTGCTGCGATTGTGGTTATATCGATTCCAACTATCACACTTATCGCAGTCGGTATGTTCACTGCAGCTCAAGGCGTGATCCACCAAATGACGATTGCTGGTTTGGTTATATCACTAGGCTTGATGGTTGATAACAGTATTGTCATGGCTGAAAAAATAGTACAGCTAATCGACCAAGGCATGAGTAGGGTACAGGCAAGTAAACAAGCCGTAAAGGCCCTTTACAAACCGCTGGCTACTGCAACGCTGACTACCATCGCTGCATTTTTGCCTATGCTGCTTGCGAAAGGCAGTGTTGCTGACTTTATTGCATCTATCCCTGTCTTGGTGACTTTATGCATTGGTATTAGCTACTTCATTGCATTGGTTTTCATACCTATTTTAGCGAACTATACGTTCAAGAATAATAACCAAAATAAATTTGAAAATAGTAAACTTCAGATGCTCGGAAGCAATATCACAGTGTTTTCACTCATGAATAAAAAAGCGGTTTTAGCAGGGGTTGTATGCATAATGTCGCTCATGGTTGTATTGCCAAAAGCAAATGGTGAATTCTTCCCCAAAACTAATCGAAATCAAGCGTACGTGGATATTCAACTACCATATGGCAGTAGTATTGTAAAAACCACCAAGATCGCAAATGAAGTAAGTAATAGCATTCAAGCACTAGGTTTCATAACTCAAACCCTGACTTTTAGTGGCTCTTCGGGGCCAAGGTTTTACTACAACCTTGTACAGCAGCCTGGCGAAAGCCATATTGCACGTGTTGTTTTCGAGGTTGAGGCAGGCATTGACCTAAAGGAAATTGTCGAACGCCTGAACATATTTTTACCCCCCAACTTCCCAGAGGCATTGATCATAGCCAGAGAGCTTGGGCAAGGTCCGCCTATTGAGAGCCCGATTGAAATACGATTGATGAGTAGCAATCAAAACTCTAATTTAAACGCAGCTGAAAAGGTTTTCATGATTTTAAAAGAACATGAATCTACGCAACATGTTAGAAGAGCGTACAGTTATGGTGTAGCTAATGTAGACCTGCAAATCGACCAACACTCACTCGCATTGGCCGGATTAAATGAATCAGATATTTCTGACTATCTCGCATGGCAAGGAACAGGCCTACCGATAACAGAGCTCAAATACAAAGTCGAACCAGTGACGCTCGTAATACAAGATACGACTTCGGACCAAAGTCTAGCGCGTTTATTATCACTACAAGTTATTGATAATGAGTTACAGTTTTTGCCGATTTCAGCTTTTTTGTCCACAGGTATTACAGGTGAGATAGCTGTCGAAACACGCCGTAACGGCCGTTCAGAACTGCGTATTCTTGCTGACGTCAAAGAAGGGTTCGACGAAGAATATATATTGGAAAACTTAAGACCTAAAATCGAAGCTATTGTAAAAGCACACGATGTAAACATGGAGTTTGGCGGGGAATTAGAAGAGTCAGAAGAAGCAAATTCAGCACTCCTTATGGCATTACCCGCTGGGTTAATCTTATTGTTTGTTGCTTTAATGATACAATTTAACTCGTATAAATTAACCGCATTGGTCATGATCAGTATCCCATTAGGCGCTGTAGGTGCACCAATCATGTTGTCACTCGTGAATATTCCTTTTGGATTTATGTCACTACTTGGCATACTCGCACTGATGGGTATTGTCGTAAACACTGCAATATTGCTGATTGATACCGCCATTGAACAAATCAAAATTGGTAAAACCAAACTACAAGCCATTGATTTTGCGATTTCAACTAGGTTAAGAGCGATATTATTAACGACGATCACCACAATCATTGGTATGTTACCTTTAGCCTTCGGGCAAAGCCCTCTTTGGCCACCACTGGCATGGGCGGTGATTGGTGGATTAATTAGTTCCACGTTAATTATGTTGTTTGTTATGCCAATTTGTATGAACTGGTTAATTGATCCAAAAAGGCACTTACAACGAATTAATGTAGAGTAA
- a CDS encoding 2-phospho-L-lactate transferase CofD family protein produces the protein MNVVFIGAGQEMLDLMKSLKPLCQRLSAICATAEPSFDIDNKCALLSYSQLEILQSMSLALNSCKEQEQTSHIANLELLALLCHTPTEAMTVFNQSLNTANNVLPMSDFATDLIAITYGGETVIGSKNINNLTALPKEVFLSKDVNTSLDAVSVIEDADLIIFGPCNPITDLMPLLLIQDIRRALLETSASRLLIDMPNSTSTLVNSCTSSEYLHWMKCQIGYQFFDVTISNQFSDIVKYHYQESMSVSPDDALHNKTLGMMSALVDVPSAMSVEAMVNLQLSIAPARY, from the coding sequence ATGAATGTAGTGTTCATTGGGGCCGGACAAGAAATGCTTGATTTAATGAAGTCGCTCAAACCCCTATGCCAACGATTAAGTGCCATATGTGCGACCGCAGAACCCAGTTTTGATATTGACAATAAATGTGCTCTGCTTTCCTATTCGCAACTTGAAATTTTACAAAGCATGAGCCTGGCGTTGAACTCATGTAAAGAGCAGGAGCAAACGAGTCATATCGCTAATTTAGAGCTTCTGGCGTTGTTATGCCATACGCCAACTGAAGCGATGACCGTGTTTAACCAATCCCTTAATACCGCTAACAATGTATTACCCATGTCTGACTTTGCAACTGACCTAATTGCGATTACTTATGGCGGAGAAACGGTTATAGGCTCAAAAAATATTAATAATTTAACTGCATTACCAAAAGAAGTATTTCTTTCTAAGGACGTGAATACATCCTTAGATGCTGTATCTGTTATCGAAGATGCTGATTTGATTATTTTTGGCCCCTGCAATCCAATCACAGATTTAATGCCACTACTGTTGATTCAAGATATCAGGAGAGCGCTTTTAGAAACGTCTGCAAGCCGTTTATTGATTGATATGCCGAACTCTACCAGTACACTTGTAAATAGCTGTACGTCATCAGAATATCTGCACTGGATGAAATGCCAAATTGGTTATCAGTTTTTTGATGTGACCATATCGAATCAGTTTTCTGATATTGTAAAATATCACTATCAAGAAAGTATGTCAGTGAGCCCTGACGATGCCTTGCATAATAAGACATTGGGTATGATGAGCGCACTTGTTGATGTACCAAGTGCTATGTCTGTCGAAGCAATGGTCAATTTACAGTTAAGTATTGCGCCGGCCAGATATTGA
- a CDS encoding glycosyltransferase family 4 protein → MKHIGIYTTSRNLDEVTMMLSEANALAEIGHKVTIITKVKYKNIRNLHKSVSIMYLSAPSLVEASGLGSTIGFLRRSYAIWKQFKGQNFFDLIGKGTKLSKALEQKEIDHLHCSFNQNDYFVSLVSTKCNNISLSSFWNVTGQSKMAKKQFKLFEQCDLPLMELECQRLPEHVQPLVLNRGLDISKYKPYERNKPSLRLIFIGNIVKESGLTTILNALANLPTRIDVNLDIVGDGPMKKVLVNELIRKRLNRRVHFLGAKPRSWILKKLPQYSALVAPYCSDSSIGHVNNITYVKEAMACGIPVLTSNIAACKEITSSNTGMKCPPNSIDAMCNMLTAFTQLSSYHQHLLGKNARKYAEDNFNVKHQTRALSRWIQAL, encoded by the coding sequence ATGAAGCATATTGGAATTTATACAACATCGAGGAATCTTGACGAAGTCACCATGATGCTCAGTGAAGCAAATGCGCTGGCTGAGATTGGTCATAAAGTCACGATTATTACCAAAGTTAAGTACAAAAACATTCGTAACTTACATAAGTCGGTCTCTATCATGTATCTAAGCGCCCCTAGCCTTGTCGAAGCAAGTGGTTTAGGTTCAACCATTGGTTTTCTTCGACGTAGTTACGCTATTTGGAAACAATTCAAGGGTCAAAATTTTTTTGATTTAATTGGAAAGGGCACGAAATTGTCCAAAGCTCTTGAACAAAAAGAGATAGATCACCTGCACTGTAGTTTTAATCAAAATGACTACTTCGTCAGTCTTGTCAGTACGAAGTGCAACAACATATCGCTCTCTAGCTTTTGGAATGTCACAGGCCAAAGCAAAATGGCTAAAAAGCAGTTTAAGCTCTTTGAACAATGTGACTTACCTCTTATGGAGCTTGAATGTCAAAGACTGCCTGAGCACGTACAGCCACTGGTGTTAAATAGGGGGTTAGACATTTCTAAATATAAACCCTATGAGCGAAATAAACCCAGTCTCAGACTTATATTTATAGGTAATATTGTAAAAGAGTCCGGACTTACCACAATTTTGAATGCGCTTGCTAACTTACCTACACGTATCGACGTTAATCTCGATATAGTAGGCGATGGACCAATGAAAAAAGTACTGGTTAATGAGTTAATTAGGAAGCGCCTCAACCGAAGAGTACACTTTTTGGGCGCCAAGCCACGCTCGTGGATATTGAAAAAGCTGCCACAATACAGCGCCTTGGTTGCGCCATATTGTTCGGATTCGAGCATAGGACACGTCAACAATATCACATACGTCAAAGAAGCAATGGCTTGCGGCATTCCTGTATTAACCTCGAATATTGCAGCGTGTAAAGAAATAACAAGTTCAAATACAGGTATGAAATGTCCACCAAATAGCATCGACGCCATGTGTAATATGCTGACTGCATTTACGCAACTAAGTAGTTATCATCAACATTTGCTTGGCAAAAATGCGCGAAAATATGCAGAGGATAATTTTAACGTAAAACACCAAACAAGGGCGTTATCAAGATGGATCCAAGCTTTGTAG
- a CDS encoding sensor histidine kinase encodes MKQSGLTNKDSLARKLFILFTLMGGAVFALIGGILFLFSINFANIAVEKSMHGMAEDIPESLHFDDKGMLIYSSTNMAKKWGYDALFNNLAFKVIDRTSNSVILTSNEHLETSVALLALPIDLPEGYSFSNGIDRYRIAVTLEGKELYVDLARDDLIGELANEAVLPMLGQVLTLTMIAAFLIFICVGYVSIKAVVKPVNRVAEQLDGIEPTQLDRRLDKKGVPSEMLPLVNALNDTMERVEKGFKEQKRFVANAAHELKTPLAVLRTRLELANVPEKVGCELMGDIAYMTRVVEQLLDLSRAQNQNSYLHKPVNISDVAKDVCMLLGPLTVTHNKELALEEVDKDATVIGDQAALIIMLKNLLENALKHAEEGANVVVEIANDRISVKDSGPGIKEEDRVKLFERFWRKEQSTLTGSGLGLAIVHEVTLAHNAKIDVECNNELGGATFHVYFYDRVESIPNS; translated from the coding sequence ATGAAGCAGTCAGGTTTAACGAACAAGGATTCATTGGCACGTAAATTATTTATTCTATTCACTTTAATGGGTGGTGCTGTATTTGCACTTATTGGAGGCATCCTATTCTTGTTTTCAATTAACTTTGCCAACATCGCTGTCGAAAAAAGTATGCATGGCATGGCTGAAGACATCCCTGAAAGCCTACATTTCGACGACAAAGGCATGCTCATTTACTCATCTACCAATATGGCAAAAAAATGGGGCTACGACGCCTTATTTAATAACTTAGCATTTAAGGTAATTGACCGTACATCAAATAGTGTGATTCTCACTTCAAACGAACATTTGGAAACATCGGTTGCCTTGTTAGCACTACCGATAGATTTACCTGAAGGCTATTCCTTTTCAAACGGCATAGACCGCTACCGTATTGCTGTGACGTTAGAGGGTAAAGAATTATACGTAGATTTAGCCCGAGACGATTTAATTGGAGAGTTAGCAAATGAAGCGGTTCTCCCCATGTTAGGTCAAGTACTTACACTCACTATGATCGCAGCCTTTTTGATATTCATTTGTGTTGGTTACGTTTCTATTAAAGCAGTCGTAAAACCAGTAAACAGAGTCGCCGAACAGCTAGATGGTATAGAACCTACGCAACTGGATAGACGCCTAGACAAAAAAGGGGTTCCGAGCGAAATGTTACCTCTTGTGAATGCTCTAAATGACACTATGGAACGAGTCGAAAAGGGTTTCAAAGAGCAAAAACGATTCGTGGCCAATGCTGCCCATGAGCTAAAAACGCCACTCGCAGTATTGCGTACTAGGCTCGAATTGGCAAATGTCCCTGAAAAGGTTGGCTGTGAATTAATGGGCGATATTGCCTATATGACTCGGGTCGTTGAACAACTTTTAGACTTATCGCGCGCACAAAACCAAAATAGTTATTTGCACAAACCAGTGAATATATCCGATGTTGCTAAAGACGTTTGTATGTTACTCGGGCCACTTACTGTCACACACAACAAAGAATTGGCCCTTGAAGAAGTCGATAAAGACGCGACTGTTATTGGCGATCAAGCCGCACTGATTATTATGCTCAAAAACCTCCTAGAAAATGCATTAAAACATGCAGAGGAAGGCGCTAATGTCGTGGTCGAAATAGCTAACGACCGAATATCTGTGAAGGACTCAGGTCCTGGGATCAAAGAAGAAGATCGAGTGAAACTGTTTGAGCGCTTTTGGAGAAAGGAGCAATCGACACTTACCGGCAGTGGGTTGGGCTTAGCCATTGTGCACGAAGTAACACTTGCTCATAACGCAAAAATAGACGTGGAATGTAACAACGAACTAGGCGGTGCTACCTTTCATGTATATTTTTATGATAGGGTGGAAAGCATACCTAATTCTTAG
- a CDS encoding response regulator, which translates to MRILITEDNQQLAKFIQQAILQDGHAADIANSASEMGHLLSSWQYDAMVLDLGLPDTDGIDVIRQLRGADNPIPILILTARGGVEDRIKGLDLGADDYLNKPFAIDELKARLRAILRRPVEYAGNVLTRGNVSLDSKSRRVMVDEQNISMGKTEVAILEYMIRHASLTVSKDAIYDAIYALGFEVTDNAIQVAMHRIRKKLEQAGASADIKTIRGIGYILS; encoded by the coding sequence ATGCGCATTTTAATCACAGAAGATAATCAACAACTTGCAAAGTTTATTCAACAAGCTATCTTACAAGATGGCCACGCAGCAGATATCGCCAATAGTGCATCGGAAATGGGCCATCTCCTATCTAGCTGGCAGTACGATGCCATGGTTCTAGACCTTGGACTTCCCGACACAGATGGCATAGATGTTATTAGGCAGTTAAGGGGGGCTGATAATCCTATCCCCATCCTAATTTTAACCGCTCGTGGCGGAGTAGAGGATAGAATCAAAGGACTCGACTTAGGTGCTGACGATTATCTGAATAAACCCTTCGCCATAGATGAATTAAAAGCACGACTACGCGCAATTTTAAGACGTCCTGTTGAATATGCAGGTAACGTGTTAACAAGAGGAAACGTCTCTTTAGACAGCAAATCACGACGTGTTATGGTTGATGAACAAAATATCAGTATGGGCAAAACAGAAGTAGCAATCTTGGAGTACATGATTAGACATGCGAGTTTAACAGTAAGCAAAGATGCAATTTATGATGCAATATATGCACTGGGCTTTGAAGTGACAGATAACGCAATCCAAGTGGCAATGCATCGTATAAGAAAAAAACTAGAACAAGCAGGTGCGAGTGCAGATATCAAAACAATCCGAGGCATAGGGTATATATTGTCATGA
- a CDS encoding Na+/H+ antiporter family protein, whose product MNAVLIGVILMLGLSLFRVNVIVAMTISALVAGLTAGLGLENTLNVFNNGLSGGAEIALSYAMLGAFAVAISKSGLTLILANKLLSLVNSKNKDSASYLSMLILLVIMCCAIASQNLVPVHIAFIPILIPPLIVIFNKLKMDRRAIACVLTFGLATSYMVLPYGFGGIYLYSILHKNLTDNGLEIINTDVPYAMIIPAVGMLIGLLIAVFFSYRKPREYQSSEMTSERSDLVVEDQHKVLVAGGIAVVCSLLAQNVSGSMILGGLVGVMMFALFGLIKWEQNSDIFTKGVAMMAMIGFIMISAQGFASVMKETGDVASLVQTCANLIGDSKPIAAAVILLVGLLITMGIGSSFSTVPIIATLFVPLSLEVGFSAMATVALVGTAGALGDAGSPASDSTLGPTSGLNTDGQHDHIWDSVVPTFIHFNIPLLIFGWIAAMVL is encoded by the coding sequence ATGAATGCAGTACTTATTGGGGTCATTTTAATGCTTGGCCTCTCACTATTTCGGGTTAACGTAATAGTGGCTATGACAATCAGTGCATTAGTTGCAGGCTTAACCGCTGGTTTAGGGCTTGAAAATACATTAAATGTTTTTAACAACGGCTTGTCTGGCGGCGCAGAAATTGCGCTGAGCTATGCAATGTTAGGTGCTTTTGCGGTCGCAATATCTAAATCAGGTTTGACCTTAATTCTTGCAAATAAGTTACTAAGTTTGGTCAACAGTAAAAATAAGGACTCAGCTTCATATCTCAGTATGCTTATTTTGTTGGTGATTATGTGTTGTGCAATAGCATCTCAAAATCTCGTGCCAGTGCATATTGCATTCATACCTATATTGATCCCTCCTCTTATTGTGATTTTTAATAAACTCAAAATGGACAGACGTGCCATTGCGTGTGTTTTGACGTTTGGTCTTGCCACTTCATACATGGTCTTGCCTTATGGCTTTGGTGGCATTTATCTATATTCGATTTTGCATAAAAACTTAACTGACAATGGTCTTGAGATCATTAACACAGATGTACCTTATGCAATGATAATTCCTGCAGTCGGGATGTTGATAGGCTTACTAATTGCCGTGTTTTTCAGTTATCGCAAGCCCAGAGAATATCAATCAAGCGAAATGACATCAGAGCGAAGCGATTTGGTTGTAGAAGATCAACATAAGGTACTTGTTGCTGGTGGCATCGCGGTAGTGTGTTCACTGTTGGCGCAAAATGTGAGTGGTTCAATGATTTTGGGCGGACTTGTCGGTGTTATGATGTTTGCTTTGTTTGGTTTGATTAAATGGGAACAAAACTCAGATATCTTTACCAAAGGTGTGGCCATGATGGCCATGATTGGTTTCATTATGATTTCAGCACAAGGCTTCGCTTCGGTGATGAAAGAAACCGGTGATGTTGCTTCTTTAGTTCAAACTTGTGCCAATTTAATTGGAGATAGTAAACCCATCGCGGCGGCGGTTATTTTGCTTGTTGGATTGCTCATAACAATGGGGATAGGTAGTTCATTTTCAACAGTGCCAATCATAGCGACATTGTTTGTACCTCTTTCTTTAGAAGTGGGTTTCTCTGCCATGGCAACTGTTGCTCTTGTTGGTACCGCGGGGGCATTAGGTGACGCCGGTTCACCTGCGTCAGATTCAACGCTGGGTCCTACATCTGGGTTAAATACAGATGGTCAGCACGATCATATTTGGGACTCAGTTGTTCCAACTTTCATACATTTTAATATTCCTCTACTTATCTTTGGCTGGATTGCAGCCATGGTTTTGTAA
- a CDS encoding substrate-binding domain-containing protein — MKRITYYTILGLALLSPCAFAQFTFALIGKTQNDSFYQQAYTGCKEFARSKSDLTCVYDGADDYQDVRTQVLIVKEYIDKGIDGLLISTTDSNHLVNGALQYAKQKGIPVVTFDSDLIKQQREFRMAYVGTNNFDFGVALGEAAKKYKSQNPQPICIQSGHYTTPNLNKRIEGVRFALSGNGTKKLNGQSGWIEYERCPLYTLGKRDEALNQLITILNYKTPPIFIAVAGFAQFSEDYIPSLSKYKGDIASQKIKIISADTENIQLKALALGLSTVNIGQKPYQMGMKSTELLYHYVKTGKKPNTDSFYLDFHYCEQSTAMSCINNH, encoded by the coding sequence GTGAAACGTATTACATACTATACAATTTTGGGGCTGGCTTTATTAAGCCCATGTGCATTTGCACAGTTTACATTTGCCTTAATCGGCAAAACACAAAACGACAGTTTTTATCAGCAAGCTTATACTGGCTGTAAAGAGTTTGCTCGCAGCAAAAGTGATCTAACGTGTGTATATGATGGAGCTGATGACTATCAGGATGTACGCACACAAGTGCTCATCGTTAAAGAGTATATTGATAAAGGGATCGACGGACTTTTAATATCAACAACTGATTCGAATCACCTTGTAAATGGGGCCTTGCAGTATGCAAAACAAAAAGGGATCCCAGTGGTGACATTCGACTCAGATTTAATCAAACAACAACGTGAATTTCGTATGGCCTATGTTGGCACAAACAACTTCGACTTTGGGGTAGCGCTTGGCGAAGCTGCAAAAAAGTATAAAAGCCAAAACCCACAACCTATCTGTATACAGTCAGGCCACTACACCACCCCAAATTTGAATAAAAGAATAGAAGGGGTGAGGTTTGCGCTGTCAGGAAATGGTACTAAAAAATTGAATGGGCAATCTGGGTGGATAGAATACGAAAGGTGCCCACTATATACCCTAGGTAAACGTGATGAAGCGCTAAACCAATTGATCACAATTTTAAACTACAAAACGCCACCTATTTTTATCGCTGTGGCAGGTTTTGCTCAATTCAGTGAAGACTACATTCCATCGCTGAGTAAATACAAAGGCGATATTGCATCACAAAAAATTAAAATCATATCCGCTGATACAGAAAACATTCAGCTTAAAGCACTCGCACTCGGATTATCTACCGTTAATATTGGTCAGAAGCCCTATCAAATGGGTATGAAAAGCACAGAGCTTCTATATCATTACGTTAAAACAGGTAAAAAGCCAAATACGGATTCATTCTACCTCGATTTCCATTACTGTGAGCAAAGTACCGCAATGTCATGTATTAACAACCACTAA
- a CDS encoding GNAT family N-acetyltransferase has product MQYRTIEHADLVQVSNIVSEVSNIDILPHFCKQGKSEFINRVIPDLEATMNSAIFNTIVATDNEQIVGFAAIRERNYITHVFVSKNAQGKGIGKALVKKLLTFAQGKQVSLRASVNARSFYEALGFCATEPEGRFNGIRFISMSIPIHNVD; this is encoded by the coding sequence ATGCAATATAGAACGATAGAACATGCAGATCTTGTTCAGGTCTCTAACATTGTTTCGGAAGTCTCGAACATAGACATTTTACCTCACTTTTGTAAGCAAGGAAAAAGTGAGTTTATCAATCGAGTCATACCCGACCTTGAAGCGACAATGAATTCAGCCATATTTAATACCATTGTCGCCACAGATAATGAACAAATAGTTGGCTTCGCAGCAATTCGAGAAAGGAACTACATCACGCATGTCTTTGTCTCAAAAAATGCACAAGGAAAAGGGATCGGCAAAGCGTTAGTTAAAAAATTACTGACCTTTGCCCAAGGAAAGCAAGTCTCTTTGCGAGCGTCAGTTAACGCCCGTAGTTTTTACGAAGCACTCGGTTTTTGTGCGACGGAACCAGAAGGTAGGTTTAACGGAATACGCTTCATTTCGATGTCGATACCAATCCATAACGTTGATTAA